In the genome of Macellibacteroides fermentans, one region contains:
- a CDS encoding DUF3408 domain-containing protein: protein MSDHLEQFITQSKNGDLPKEKNQSLASEQTEPIERTGQSVPTPPISPITQSDSTKRSSPKQRKASMDEYRQTYLTTPKIVDRQTIFISRTLRDEVDVLVRRLGDRKLSVSGFVENLVKAHLNDYANELEQWKRM, encoded by the coding sequence ATGTCAGACCATTTAGAGCAATTCATCACCCAGTCAAAGAACGGAGACTTGCCAAAAGAGAAAAACCAATCCCTCGCAAGTGAGCAAACCGAACCGATTGAACGAACTGGGCAGAGTGTACCCACTCCACCAATTTCCCCCATTACACAGAGTGACTCCACCAAACGCAGCTCCCCCAAGCAGCGCAAGGCATCCATGGATGAGTATCGACAAACCTACCTCACTACGCCCAAGATAGTGGATAGGCAAACCATCTTTATCAGCCGAACGCTACGTGATGAAGTCGATGTACTCGTCAGACGGTTAGGAGACCGCAAACTGAGCGTATCGGGCTTTGTAGAAAATCTTGTCAAGGCACACCTGAACGACTATGCTAACGAACTCGAACAATGGAAACGAATGTAG
- a CDS encoding IS4 family transposase — MNKEKYVFAQLISFLNEDKFRRIVNKFQGNRYIKHFTCWNQLLSLMFGQLSNRESLRDLIIALDAHHSKCYHLGIGRNVSRSSLSRANQDRDYHIFEEYAYYLINEARQKRATEIFKLGGNIYAFDSTTIDLCLAVFWWAKFRKKKGGIKVHTLYDVETQIPAFIHITEAAVHDSKTMKEIPYESGSYYIFDRAYNNFKMLYKVHQIDAFFVVRAKKNLQYKSIKWKRRLPKNVLSDVTIELIGFYPKQYYPEQFRLVRYWDEEQKREFVFLTNAMHISALQVAELYKNRWQVELFFKWLKQHLKIKKFWGTTENAVRVQIYSAICTYCLVAIVQHDMQLDRSTYEVLQILSISLTDKTLLRDLFDKTKFQNDKERFGPNGPNLFNYK, encoded by the coding sequence ATGAATAAAGAGAAATATGTGTTTGCCCAGTTGATCTCATTTCTGAATGAAGATAAATTCCGACGTATTGTCAACAAGTTCCAAGGGAATCGTTACATCAAGCATTTCACTTGCTGGAATCAACTACTTTCTTTGATGTTCGGGCAACTCTCCAATCGTGAAAGTTTGAGAGATTTGATTATCGCTCTTGATGCCCATCACTCTAAATGTTATCATTTAGGAATAGGAAGGAATGTATCAAGATCATCTCTGTCAAGAGCCAATCAAGATAGAGACTATCACATCTTTGAAGAGTATGCCTACTACCTGATAAACGAAGCAAGACAAAAGCGAGCCACGGAAATCTTTAAACTTGGAGGGAACATCTATGCCTTCGATTCGACAACCATTGATTTGTGCCTGGCCGTATTCTGGTGGGCAAAATTCCGCAAGAAAAAAGGTGGTATCAAAGTACATACACTATACGATGTGGAAACACAGATACCTGCATTCATTCATATCACTGAAGCGGCAGTACACGATTCAAAGACAATGAAAGAAATCCCTTATGAATCTGGTTCTTACTACATCTTTGACCGGGCTTATAACAATTTTAAGATGTTGTATAAGGTTCATCAGATTGACGCATTCTTCGTTGTCAGGGCAAAGAAAAACCTGCAATACAAATCCATCAAATGGAAACGCAGACTCCCCAAGAATGTACTTTCAGATGTGACAATCGAATTGATTGGTTTTTATCCCAAGCAATACTATCCCGAGCAGTTCCGGCTTGTAAGATACTGGGATGAAGAACAAAAACGAGAGTTTGTATTTCTAACCAATGCGATGCACATTTCTGCTCTTCAGGTGGCTGAACTTTACAAGAACCGCTGGCAAGTAGAGTTGTTCTTCAAATGGCTGAAGCAGCACCTCAAAATCAAGAAGTTTTGGGGTACTACCGAAAACGCTGTCCGGGTTCAAATCTATTCAGCCATATGTACATACTGCCTGGTGGCAATCGTTCAACACGATATGCAACTGGATAGAAGTACATACGAAGTTCTTCAAATATTAAGCATTTCATTGACTGATAAAACTCTTCTTCGAGACCTCTTTGATAAAACTAAATTTCAAAATGACAAAGAACGATTTGGACCAAATGGGCCAAATTTATTTAATTATAAATAA
- a CDS encoding efflux RND transporter periplasmic adaptor subunit → MKAFNIIAILLFVSVIGFIAYRITSSQEEIYRTALPQKRDISEVIHISGNVYPLKEIEVKSQLSGILEELYVKIGDKVTLQTPIASIRLVPNISEIERLESSVNSAQIEYDARLVEYSRAKRLYESNTISASEMEAVDKNFMQIKEQLSSAKNQLDIVKKGEIRSKNISNLVVSSTTGTIIDIPIETGSSVIERNNYNPGTTLAIIAQMDRFKFTAYIAEHHLQHIEMGDTISLTFNAYDNISTDAVVTQISAKGSSVNGIMKYLLNAEFDITDNMPTLRSGYSASAEIVIARKNNRLSIEEKYIKYSKDSIYVNVLDTLTGKAMLRVIESGISDGTFTEIISGISDNEQVIID, encoded by the coding sequence ATGAAAGCATTCAATATAATCGCCATTCTTTTGTTCGTTTCCGTGATTGGATTCATTGCTTACCGAATAACTTCTTCGCAAGAGGAGATATACCGAACTGCATTACCGCAGAAACGAGACATTTCAGAAGTAATACATATCTCAGGTAACGTATATCCATTAAAAGAGATAGAGGTTAAATCTCAATTGTCTGGAATTTTAGAAGAGCTATATGTGAAAATTGGAGATAAGGTAACCTTGCAAACGCCTATTGCATCAATTCGTTTAGTTCCGAATATTTCAGAAATAGAACGTTTAGAGAGCAGTGTAAATAGTGCCCAGATCGAATATGATGCAAGGTTAGTCGAATACAGTCGTGCGAAACGTCTGTATGAATCGAATACTATTTCTGCATCGGAAATGGAAGCTGTCGATAAGAATTTTATGCAGATTAAAGAGCAGTTAAGTTCAGCTAAAAATCAATTAGACATCGTTAAGAAGGGTGAAATTAGGTCAAAAAACATATCAAACCTAGTTGTCTCAAGTACAACAGGAACAATTATAGATATTCCCATTGAGACAGGCTCTTCGGTTATCGAACGCAATAACTACAATCCGGGTACAACCTTGGCGATTATAGCTCAGATGGATAGATTTAAATTCACGGCATATATTGCAGAGCATCACTTGCAGCATATAGAGATGGGAGATACCATATCCCTGACTTTTAATGCTTATGATAATATTTCCACCGACGCCGTAGTCACTCAAATATCGGCAAAAGGGAGTTCCGTAAACGGTATAATGAAGTATTTACTAAATGCTGAATTTGATATAACAGATAACATGCCGACCCTTCGTTCCGGTTATTCCGCCTCTGCGGAGATAGTTATTGCTAGAAAGAATAATCGGCTATCCATAGAGGAGAAATACATAAAATACAGCAAGGATTCAATATATGTGAATGTTTTAGACACACTGACAGGTAAAGCTATGCTTAGAGTTATTGAGTCAGGTATTTCGGATGGAACTTTTACTGAAATTATCAGTGGTATTTCCGATAATGAACAGGTAATTATTGATTAG
- the mobB gene encoding conjugal transfer protein MobB: MVAKISVSGSLAGAINYNMNKLKVDTATILLTNKILCPELNEAFRASDMMKDFELFMPQRYRTENPVFHVSLNPHPDDKLSDVELSLVAEEYMKRMGYGAQPYVVFKHHDISRHHLHIVSVRVNAQGKKINDKFERRRSKDITRSLEQKYGLHTAEKVSKKRKPELKMVDVHSGNVKEQVENVVREVIGKYHFLTFNEYKAVLTKFNIAAEEVKGSHYGNSYSGIVYSATDNDDSKVGNPFSATTLGKFAGSEALERKYQASKEHLEKSRPGTPLKRAIDQAFAGATTKEQLQRNLFQSGIGVVYRENAAGRLYGVTFIDHNTGVVLNGSRLGKEYAANAIVDRLENPHQYEHLRSTPQSHGSTIKDNTQPHLTQERLPVSDHSATSDLIGGGLGLFDLPITPHGTDHEEDEFRRRMQRKKKKGRRM; this comes from the coding sequence ATGGTTGCAAAAATCAGCGTCAGCGGATCACTCGCAGGGGCGATAAATTACAACATGAACAAGCTCAAAGTCGACACCGCCACGATTCTTCTAACCAACAAAATCCTCTGTCCGGAGCTAAACGAGGCGTTTCGGGCAAGCGATATGATGAAAGATTTTGAGCTCTTTATGCCCCAGCGATACCGCACCGAAAACCCCGTTTTCCACGTATCACTTAACCCGCATCCCGATGATAAACTATCAGATGTGGAGCTTTCGCTGGTGGCTGAGGAGTATATGAAACGTATGGGATATGGTGCGCAACCATACGTTGTTTTCAAACATCATGACATCAGCAGGCATCATTTGCATATCGTTTCGGTGCGTGTTAATGCACAAGGAAAGAAGATAAACGACAAGTTCGAGAGGCGAAGAAGCAAAGATATTACTCGCTCGTTGGAGCAAAAATATGGACTTCACACGGCAGAAAAGGTGTCAAAAAAGCGAAAACCGGAGCTGAAAATGGTGGATGTTCATAGCGGAAATGTGAAAGAACAGGTTGAAAATGTTGTTCGGGAGGTGATCGGTAAATACCATTTTCTTACTTTCAATGAGTATAAAGCGGTGCTAACCAAGTTCAATATTGCAGCCGAAGAGGTGAAAGGTTCGCACTATGGCAACTCTTATAGCGGCATCGTTTACTCTGCAACCGACAACGACGACAGCAAAGTTGGCAACCCATTTTCGGCAACCACGCTTGGTAAATTTGCAGGCAGCGAAGCATTGGAGCGTAAGTACCAAGCCTCCAAAGAGCACCTGGAAAAGAGCCGTCCGGGGACTCCACTAAAGAGAGCCATCGACCAAGCTTTCGCAGGAGCAACCACCAAGGAGCAACTCCAGCGCAACCTATTCCAAAGTGGCATCGGCGTAGTTTACCGAGAGAACGCAGCAGGTCGCCTCTACGGTGTTACTTTCATCGATCACAACACAGGCGTAGTACTCAACGGCTCACGCTTAGGTAAAGAATACGCAGCAAACGCAATCGTGGATAGACTTGAGAACCCTCATCAATATGAGCATCTAAGAAGCACTCCGCAATCTCACGGTTCCACCATCAAAGATAACACTCAACCACATCTAACGCAAGAGAGGTTGCCAGTATCTGACCATTCAGCGACCTCCGATTTGATTGGTGGCGGTTTAGGGCTATTCGACCTACCTATTACCCCTCATGGCACTGACCACGAGGAGGATGAGTTCCGCCGAAGAATGCAACGCAAAAAGAAGAAAGGGAGGCGAATGTAG
- the mobA gene encoding conjugal transfer protein MobA, with amino-acid sequence MNRIKNKMGGRPPKNDPATNRISVNLSDVEYADFLTLYEKSGVHSKASFIKARIFNESFRVVKIDGSLLEYTQLLSSLYNQYRSVGVNYNQTVSTLKSKFEERKALAMLYKLEQQTAELVLVSRQILALSQEFRRLWLQKSASADHSQGR; translated from the coding sequence ATGAATAGAATCAAAAATAAAATGGGTGGCAGACCACCCAAAAACGACCCTGCCACGAATCGCATAAGCGTTAATTTGAGCGATGTTGAGTATGCCGATTTTCTCACATTGTACGAGAAATCGGGAGTCCATAGCAAGGCATCGTTCATCAAAGCCCGGATATTTAACGAGAGTTTTCGGGTGGTAAAAATTGATGGCTCGCTGCTTGAATACACGCAATTACTATCCTCTCTTTACAACCAATACCGATCCGTCGGGGTCAATTACAACCAAACGGTTTCTACTCTAAAGAGCAAATTCGAGGAGCGAAAAGCGCTGGCGATGCTCTATAAATTGGAACAGCAGACCGCAGAATTGGTTCTTGTTAGCCGACAAATTTTAGCATTATCACAAGAATTCAGAAGACTATGGTTGCAAAAATCAGCGTCAGCGGATCACTCGCAGGGGCGATAA
- a CDS encoding stage II sporulation protein M, with the protein MIPIVLSMLFNGFAFGSTYSQLYSAGFSLDFMAKYTLPHSFELVAIWWSAMIGFMIARKLILIIRKHQMPTINEYKLLIINILTVCCVIVLAAFVEVFITVNL; encoded by the coding sequence ATGATACCAATAGTATTATCGATGCTATTCAATGGATTCGCCTTCGGCTCAACATACAGTCAACTCTATTCTGCTGGATTTTCTCTTGATTTTATGGCAAAATACACTCTGCCCCATAGTTTTGAGCTAGTTGCGATATGGTGGTCAGCAATGATTGGTTTTATGATAGCCCGAAAACTGATTTTAATAATACGCAAACACCAAATGCCAACTATAAATGAATACAAACTGCTGATAATTAATATATTGACAGTGTGCTGTGTGATCGTTTTGGCTGCATTTGTAGAGGTGTTTATTACTGTTAATCTCTAA
- a CDS encoding site-specific integrase yields the protein MEKVKYNTFAVMFYINKGRIKKNGTTTVMGRISVSGEMVQFSTKIEVNPTLWDAKRYRLKGRERESMEINNQLQELTDAIAGYHKDYIKQQGYVTAELLKNSVCNIGQKTNMLLELFREHNEQYKQMVGVNREEKSFLMYHYAINHITDFVKAQYNVEDIELIKLNLRFLEDLMLFLRGEKRLSINTANGVAISLKRVIKRAINQGTLRKDPFLGYKFEVVPPECRHQIEDDLHKLMTTEIKSKALCFSRDMFIFSTFTGTSFSDVVKLTDKNIGINNKGDKYLSFKRQKTGTECYVPLLEIPLKIIEKYRSERKSDRLFNMTTWSTMYENLGKMQKLCGLKEPISYHQSRHNFGTLITLLNDVPIETVAKMMGHKDLKTTEIYARMSNKKVGDDMKRIAGSCKRKFKVFEDKDMPIVAEYNYFEFRDRYEKKYCNN from the coding sequence ATGGAAAAAGTAAAGTATAACACTTTTGCTGTGATGTTTTATATCAACAAAGGACGAATTAAGAAAAATGGCACCACCACTGTTATGGGGCGTATATCTGTTAGTGGTGAGATGGTTCAGTTCTCCACAAAGATAGAGGTTAATCCTACTCTCTGGGATGCTAAAAGATATCGTCTTAAAGGACGAGAGCGTGAATCAATGGAAATCAACAACCAATTACAGGAGCTAACAGATGCCATTGCTGGCTACCACAAAGATTATATTAAGCAGCAAGGATATGTAACGGCAGAGCTTCTTAAAAACAGTGTTTGTAATATCGGACAGAAAACCAATATGTTGCTTGAACTCTTTAGGGAGCATAATGAGCAATACAAACAGATGGTTGGGGTTAATAGAGAGGAGAAAAGCTTTCTGATGTACCACTACGCCATTAACCATATCACTGATTTTGTAAAAGCTCAATATAATGTAGAGGATATAGAGCTAATCAAATTGAATCTAAGATTTTTAGAGGACCTGATGCTCTTTTTAAGAGGTGAAAAGAGATTGTCAATAAATACTGCTAATGGAGTTGCCATTTCTCTAAAACGAGTTATTAAACGTGCAATAAATCAAGGTACGCTCCGTAAAGATCCATTTTTAGGATACAAGTTTGAGGTTGTACCACCAGAATGTCGCCACCAAATAGAAGATGATTTGCACAAGCTAATGACAACAGAGATTAAATCCAAAGCCTTGTGTTTTAGCCGTGATATGTTTATCTTCTCCACGTTTACAGGCACTTCGTTTTCGGATGTTGTAAAATTGACGGATAAAAATATAGGCATTAACAATAAAGGGGATAAATACCTCTCTTTCAAACGGCAGAAGACGGGTACAGAGTGTTATGTTCCTCTGCTGGAAATTCCTTTGAAGATTATTGAAAAATATCGGAGTGAGCGCAAAAGCGATAGATTATTCAATATGACTACGTGGTCTACAATGTATGAGAATCTGGGTAAGATGCAAAAATTATGCGGCCTAAAAGAGCCTATTTCGTACCACCAAAGCCGCCATAATTTTGGAACATTGATTACTCTGCTCAATGATGTGCCTATTGAGACTGTCGCCAAGATGATGGGACACAAGGATCTAAAAACCACCGAAATCTACGCTCGCATGAGCAACAAGAAGGTTGGCGATGACATGAAACGAATAGCGGGGAGCTGTAAAAGGAAGTTTAAGGTTTTTGAAGATAAGGATATGCCGATAGTGGCTGAGTATAACTATTTTGAATTTAGAGATAGATATGAAAAGAAGTATTGTAACAATTAG
- a CDS encoding stage II sporulation protein M → MKVSLKYFGVAFLIWVVGAMAGVVLSTSNADGSFNTDHGIEQDIVKALSSDNNVKAFILIASNNLKVAAINIIGGVLFGIPIH, encoded by the coding sequence ATGAAAGTATCGCTTAAATATTTTGGAGTAGCATTTTTAATCTGGGTTGTTGGGGCTATGGCAGGAGTTGTATTGAGCACTTCTAATGCTGATGGTTCTTTTAATACGGATCATGGCATAGAACAAGATATAGTCAAGGCTTTGTCTTCAGATAATAATGTCAAAGCCTTTATATTAATTGCTTCAAATAATTTGAAAGTTGCAGCAATTAATATTATTGGCGGGGTTCTATTTGGTATACCAATACACTAG
- a CDS encoding helix-turn-helix domain-containing protein, with amino-acid sequence MTILNIEESAFELMMARFEALAQKVEQLCSNAGDKRMKEWLDATDVCFLLNIKKRQLQNYRDSGKIGFSKIGNVIMYRPDDVINLLKKAE; translated from the coding sequence ATGACTATTTTAAATATTGAGGAGAGTGCCTTTGAATTGATGATGGCACGTTTTGAGGCTCTTGCCCAAAAGGTGGAGCAGCTATGCAGCAATGCCGGCGACAAAAGAATGAAGGAGTGGTTGGATGCTACGGATGTATGCTTTTTGCTAAACATCAAGAAACGGCAGTTGCAGAACTACCGTGACAGCGGTAAGATTGGCTTCTCTAAAATCGGCAACGTGATAATGTATCGCCCCGACGATGTTATAAATCTACTTAAAAAAGCAGAGTAA
- a CDS encoding ABC transporter permease: MELLREIFYSIKHNQVRAILSGFGVSWGIFILVILLGAGNGFENAVMNMFSIFAQKSIYVYGGSTAKKYGNLNEGRIIKFDSDYIDRLGKRFDEIDAISAEISGYYTIQSNQKSGNYRILGVDADYMRIKILTVNSSGRNINSSDIINSRNIAIVGKNVVNTLSSNNIELENNWIDINGVSYKVVGVLKNDNIFGASEINSVYIPITSYFKELSNDREFPSFCLSLKGDTDSKIFENSLRSYIANKSEFSEDDTQALYIANFETQTSSFESLFKGVKIFIWAIGICFLISGIVGIGNIMFVAVKERTNEIGIRLAVGAMPRSIMNLVLLESIIVTSVSGVIGLLMGKFTLLFIDWLLSISSNNVLLEKTILELPVAVASLIILVISGVIAGMIPAVNASRVEPVDAIRYENRN; the protein is encoded by the coding sequence ATGGAACTACTCCGCGAGATATTTTACTCCATTAAGCACAATCAAGTTCGGGCTATCTTGTCAGGGTTTGGTGTTTCATGGGGTATATTTATTCTTGTAATTCTGTTGGGTGCAGGTAATGGCTTTGAGAATGCGGTAATGAATATGTTCAGCATATTTGCACAGAAGAGTATTTATGTGTATGGAGGGAGTACAGCAAAGAAATATGGCAATTTAAATGAAGGTCGGATTATAAAGTTTGATAGTGATTACATTGATAGATTGGGAAAACGATTCGATGAAATAGATGCGATATCTGCAGAAATTTCGGGTTATTACACGATACAGAGCAATCAAAAAAGTGGAAATTATCGCATATTGGGAGTGGATGCTGATTATATGCGAATAAAGATATTGACGGTTAACAGTAGCGGACGTAATATAAATAGTTCCGATATAATCAACAGTAGAAATATCGCTATTGTGGGGAAGAATGTCGTAAACACATTGTCTTCGAACAATATAGAATTAGAGAATAATTGGATTGATATTAACGGAGTATCATATAAAGTGGTTGGAGTGTTGAAGAACGATAATATCTTTGGTGCCTCTGAGATTAACTCTGTATATATTCCAATTACATCATATTTCAAAGAGTTAAGTAACGATAGAGAATTCCCCTCGTTTTGCCTCTCTTTGAAAGGCGATACTGATAGTAAAATATTTGAAAATAGTCTCAGGAGTTATATCGCAAATAAATCTGAATTTTCGGAAGATGATACTCAGGCACTATATATTGCCAATTTCGAAACCCAAACCTCTTCATTTGAAAGTCTGTTCAAGGGGGTGAAAATTTTCATTTGGGCTATTGGAATTTGTTTTTTAATCAGTGGGATAGTCGGCATTGGAAATATCATGTTTGTGGCAGTTAAAGAACGTACTAATGAGATAGGAATTCGTTTGGCGGTGGGCGCAATGCCCCGATCAATAATGAATTTGGTACTATTAGAGTCTATTATAGTTACATCAGTTTCTGGGGTTATAGGCTTATTGATGGGTAAGTTTACCCTACTTTTCATTGATTGGCTGCTATCAATATCTTCAAATAATGTTTTGTTGGAGAAGACAATTTTAGAGCTTCCAGTGGCTGTCGCCTCACTAATTATTCTGGTAATATCAGGTGTTATAGCAGGTATGATTCCGGCTGTTAATGCGTCTCGAGTAGAGCCTGTTGATGCAATAAGATACGAAAATAGAAATTAA
- a CDS encoding ABC transporter ATP-binding protein translates to MIELQNIHKSYITQYTSLHVLRGINLSIENGEMISIMGASGSGKSTLLNVLGLLDRFDEGKYCIDGISTNGLTMQQRAYYRNKLLGFVFQSSNLIAYKNLVENVALPLYYRGISRKQRNILAIEQLDMLGLKDWATHFPNELSGGQKQRVAIARALIAKPSLILADEPTGQLDSSTAIEVINLLKEINKKGTTMIIVTHEIGIAQQTNRIIKITDGQIE, encoded by the coding sequence ATGATTGAATTGCAGAATATACATAAATCATACATCACTCAGTATACTAGTCTACATGTACTCCGAGGTATTAACCTCTCTATTGAAAATGGGGAGATGATCTCAATTATGGGTGCTTCCGGCTCCGGTAAGTCCACACTTTTGAATGTTCTTGGTTTATTAGACAGATTTGATGAAGGAAAATATTGTATTGATGGCATTTCAACTAATGGATTGACAATGCAGCAAAGAGCATATTACAGAAATAAATTGCTGGGATTCGTTTTTCAATCTTCGAATTTGATAGCATATAAGAATCTTGTTGAAAATGTTGCTCTGCCTCTTTATTATAGAGGAATTAGCCGTAAACAAAGGAATATATTAGCAATTGAGCAGTTAGATATGCTGGGGTTGAAAGATTGGGCTACGCACTTCCCAAATGAGCTATCAGGAGGTCAGAAGCAACGTGTGGCAATCGCAAGAGCATTGATTGCAAAACCCTCTTTGATACTTGCCGATGAACCTACGGGTCAACTTGATTCGTCCACTGCTATTGAGGTGATAAATCTTTTGAAAGAGATCAATAAAAAGGGTACAACAATGATTATTGTTACACATGAAATTGGGATAGCGCAGCAAACAAACCGTATTATTAAAATCACTGATGGTCAGATTGAATAA
- a CDS encoding IS110 family RNA-guided transposase, translating to MNTVTFPSFVSRGCGIDIHKKVVVATINGEGIRKETREFNTFTSSLTALKDWLLANEITHVAMESTGVYWKPVYNVLDPSGLTVWIVNARHIKYVPGHKTDKADSAWICKLLLAGLLKPSYIPAREQRELRDLTRYRTKLIQHIFSEKNRTMRILEDCNIKLSSVLCDTSGVTATKLIDMICAGKSITMADIEQVYHGKLSASKEDLYESCNGLVEEHHIYMLGIIRQDIEQTEQIVMKLNERIKKMLSVYENVLELLKKIPGLSTKTVEDLVSEIGLDMSTFPTEKHLASWVGMCPGNNESAGKKKRTHNPRQ from the coding sequence ATGAATACAGTAACATTTCCCAGCTTCGTATCGCGTGGTTGCGGTATTGACATCCACAAGAAAGTGGTGGTAGCGACAATTAACGGTGAGGGTATTCGTAAGGAGACCCGCGAGTTCAACACTTTCACGAGTTCTTTGACAGCATTGAAAGATTGGTTATTGGCAAATGAGATTACCCATGTTGCCATGGAGAGTACGGGTGTTTATTGGAAGCCTGTTTATAACGTTTTAGACCCTTCCGGTTTGACTGTCTGGATAGTGAATGCCCGTCACATTAAGTATGTTCCGGGTCATAAGACCGACAAGGCTGACAGTGCTTGGATTTGCAAGCTTTTACTTGCCGGTTTATTAAAGCCGAGTTATATTCCTGCTCGTGAGCAGCGTGAACTTCGCGACTTGACCCGGTATCGCACCAAGCTTATACAGCACATTTTCTCCGAAAAGAATCGTACCATGCGTATTCTTGAAGATTGTAACATCAAACTATCCAGTGTTCTTTGCGACACCAGCGGAGTTACAGCTACCAAATTGATTGATATGATTTGTGCAGGTAAGTCCATCACCATGGCTGACATCGAACAGGTTTATCACGGTAAGCTAAGTGCATCCAAAGAGGATTTGTATGAGTCTTGTAACGGTTTGGTGGAAGAACATCACATCTATATGCTTGGTATTATCCGTCAGGACATTGAGCAAACGGAGCAGATTGTAATGAAGTTGAATGAACGTATCAAGAAGATGCTTTCCGTTTACGAGAATGTACTGGAATTGCTCAAAAAGATTCCGGGTTTAAGCACAAAGACCGTTGAAGACCTTGTGTCTGAGATTGGTTTGGACATGAGCACTTTTCCCACGGAAAAACATTTGGCTTCCTGGGTGGGCATGTGTCCGGGTAACAATGAAAGCGCGGGTAAAAAAAAGCGGACGCATAACCCACGGCAATAA
- a CDS encoding helix-turn-helix domain-containing protein, with translation MSEIITQKSERVTRFLSTVDRMTEALDKLSDSYAPRFGGEYYVSDVELTERLKISDRTTQEWRSSGKIDYIQFERKGKVLYRESDIQKFLEKHYLKAWQ, from the coding sequence ATGTCGGAGATTATTACACAAAAGAGCGAGAGAGTAACAAGGTTTCTCTCCACTGTTGACCGTATGACGGAGGCATTGGACAAGCTATCCGATAGCTATGCTCCACGATTTGGCGGTGAGTATTATGTTTCAGATGTCGAGCTGACAGAAAGGCTTAAAATCAGTGACCGAACCACCCAAGAGTGGCGAAGTAGTGGTAAGATTGATTACATCCAATTTGAGAGAAAGGGCAAAGTCCTGTATCGAGAATCGGATATTCAAAAATTCCTCGAAAAGCACTACCTAAAGGCATGGCAGTAA